In Drosophila pseudoobscura strain MV-25-SWS-2005 chromosome 4, UCI_Dpse_MV25, whole genome shotgun sequence, the following proteins share a genomic window:
- the LOC26534025 gene encoding chymotrypsin inhibitor SCI-III-like has product MKLISIVGLIFALSGVAIGLKNRICGQKSAHFGYCSGYTKGFTYYPETNECKMFVYGRCAGNKNRFKDKAVCEAKCKE; this is encoded by the exons ATGAAGTTAATTTCCATCGTAGGCCTTATCTTTGCCTTGTCTGGGGTTGCTATTGGGCTCAAGAATC GGATCTGtggtcaaaaatcggcccacTTCGGTTACTGCAGTGGCTATACGAAAGGATTTACCTACTATCCCGAGACGAACGAGTGCAAAATGTTCGTTTACGGCCGATGTGCTGGGAACAAAAATCGTTTCAAGGATAAAGCGGTCTGCGAGGCAAAGTGCAAggaataa